Proteins encoded together in one Gemmatimonadetes bacterium T265 window:
- a CDS encoding SusC/RagA family TonB-linked outer membrane protein — MPPTFGRLLTAGAVAAAFAPAAVQAQQTATVTGRVTTAGTGAPVAAAQVSIGGSGTGAVTREDGTFSFTAPARLVGTAVTVTVRRIGFQSVSQQITLRAGANAANFTLTGTTTQLTGVVVTALGEQREKSTLGTAQTQVSSEELNTTYDPNIVNQLAGKVSGVQITGAGTQGGSSAIRIRGVTSLTGNNSPLFVVDGIPVSSNSRGGDPSGSTATTDPRGADYGSVIQDINPDDIATLTVLKGPNAAALYGSRAANGAILITTKKGLNGRTGVQATSNVTWDRPSILPKYQNLYAQGSSGEFQFVDGAGGGTQDGNDQSYGPRMDGRTTGCIFERDAQGNVVTNESGNPIYDKTQPCTEFNSNGKGVPLVPHPDNVYSFFNTGRTTEGDVAFSGGTSRSQARVSIGAQNVDGIIPNSYLARITTLANGAIDVTDQLSATASLSYIRNTGQNRPGTGYNTGILEQFVWFGRQVDMNALRTYYQPDGSLYNWNYNYHNNPFWQQYANPQNDERNRVIASGTVQYKFADWLNATLRSGVDNYRFGVNADYAKGNLNFGNLSYNGAFADFQDTYNETNTDLILNASHSFLGDRFAVTGLAGGSQRRLNQGFSSVSVNGLSVQNIYNVSNAAIAPQNGQNQSVSRINGVYGSGAVTYNRWWTLEGTARNDWSSTLPKGANSYFYPSVSTSFVLTEVMPALRNYGVSFAKIRGGIARVGNAADPYSLFTTYTGSSSQFAGLPLYSLGNTLANATLKPELTTSREVGAELAFLDNRITFDASYYHKFTRNQLINIVVSQTSGFTNKAINAGELSNHGFEALLSTTPVRQRDFEWTSAFNYSFNRAVVTQLYPGLQTIVLGGTWNATVEARVGEPYGTIRGYTILKDQAGNWLLQDGLPQRGPLAVLGNVQPKWVGGWNNTFRYKRFSLSALVDMHIGGNIFSVTNMFGEYTGVLANTTKGREVDWNNPGIVVKGIDQATGKPNTVNVTAENYYQSFFELNERYVYSDTWYKLRELRFAYDLPPFLTRRLRAQSANVAFVGRNLLTRTHVPNIDPEFAYTTGNYQGMEFAALPNARSLGFSIRITP; from the coding sequence ATGCCCCCCACTTTCGGACGCCTGCTGACCGCAGGTGCCGTCGCGGCGGCGTTCGCGCCGGCCGCCGTCCAGGCGCAGCAGACGGCGACCGTGACCGGCCGCGTCACGACCGCCGGGACCGGAGCGCCGGTCGCCGCCGCGCAAGTCTCCATCGGCGGGTCCGGCACCGGCGCGGTCACGCGCGAGGACGGCACGTTCTCCTTCACTGCGCCGGCCCGCCTCGTCGGAACCGCGGTCACGGTCACGGTCCGCCGCATCGGATTCCAGTCCGTGAGCCAGCAGATCACCCTCCGGGCGGGCGCGAACGCGGCGAACTTCACGCTCACCGGCACGACTACCCAGCTCACCGGGGTCGTCGTGACCGCCCTCGGTGAACAGCGCGAAAAGAGCACCCTCGGCACCGCGCAGACGCAGGTCTCGTCCGAGGAGCTGAACACGACGTACGACCCGAACATCGTCAACCAGCTCGCCGGCAAGGTCTCGGGAGTGCAGATCACGGGCGCCGGGACGCAGGGCGGCTCGTCGGCGATCCGGATCCGCGGCGTCACGTCGCTCACGGGCAATAACTCGCCGCTGTTCGTCGTCGACGGTATCCCGGTCTCCAGCAACAGCCGCGGCGGCGACCCGAGCGGCAGCACTGCGACCACCGACCCGCGCGGTGCGGACTACGGCTCGGTGATCCAGGACATCAACCCCGACGACATCGCGACGCTGACGGTGCTCAAGGGCCCGAACGCCGCCGCGCTCTACGGGTCGCGGGCGGCGAACGGCGCGATCCTCATCACCACCAAGAAGGGGCTTAACGGGCGCACGGGCGTGCAGGCCACGTCGAACGTGACGTGGGACCGGCCGTCAATCCTCCCGAAGTACCAGAACCTCTACGCGCAGGGCTCGAGCGGCGAATTCCAGTTCGTCGACGGCGCCGGCGGCGGCACGCAGGACGGCAACGACCAGAGCTACGGGCCGCGCATGGACGGCCGCACCACCGGCTGCATCTTCGAGCGCGACGCGCAGGGCAACGTCGTCACGAACGAGTCCGGCAACCCGATCTACGACAAGACGCAGCCCTGCACGGAATTCAACTCCAACGGGAAGGGGGTGCCGCTCGTCCCGCACCCGGACAACGTCTACTCGTTCTTCAACACCGGCCGGACCACCGAGGGGGACGTCGCGTTCTCGGGCGGCACGAGCCGGTCGCAGGCGCGCGTCTCGATCGGGGCGCAGAACGTCGACGGCATCATCCCGAACTCGTATCTCGCCCGCATCACGACGCTCGCCAACGGGGCGATCGACGTCACCGACCAGCTCAGCGCGACGGCGTCGCTCTCGTACATCCGGAACACCGGCCAGAACCGTCCCGGCACGGGCTACAACACGGGCATCCTGGAGCAGTTCGTGTGGTTCGGGCGCCAGGTGGACATGAACGCACTCCGGACCTATTACCAGCCCGACGGCAGCCTCTACAACTGGAACTACAACTACCACAACAACCCGTTCTGGCAGCAGTACGCGAACCCGCAGAATGACGAGCGCAACCGCGTGATCGCGAGCGGGACCGTGCAGTACAAGTTCGCCGACTGGCTCAACGCGACGCTCCGCTCCGGGGTGGACAACTACCGGTTCGGCGTCAATGCCGATTACGCGAAGGGGAACCTTAACTTCGGCAATCTGAGCTACAACGGCGCGTTCGCGGACTTTCAGGACACGTACAACGAGACGAACACCGACCTGATCCTCAACGCGTCGCACTCGTTCCTCGGCGACCGCTTCGCGGTGACCGGGCTGGCCGGCGGCAGCCAACGCCGCCTCAACCAGGGCTTCTCGAGTGTGTCCGTGAACGGCCTCTCGGTCCAGAACATCTATAACGTCTCGAACGCCGCGATCGCGCCGCAGAACGGCCAGAACCAGTCCGTGAGCCGGATCAACGGCGTGTACGGGTCCGGGGCGGTCACCTACAACCGGTGGTGGACGCTGGAGGGGACGGCCCGGAACGACTGGTCGTCGACGCTCCCGAAGGGCGCCAACTCGTACTTCTACCCGTCGGTGAGCACGTCATTCGTGTTGACCGAAGTCATGCCGGCGCTGCGGAACTACGGGGTGAGCTTCGCGAAAATCCGCGGCGGGATCGCGCGCGTCGGCAACGCCGCCGACCCCTACTCGCTTTTCACGACCTACACCGGGAGTTCGTCGCAGTTCGCTGGCCTTCCGCTCTACTCGCTCGGCAACACGCTCGCCAACGCGACCCTCAAGCCCGAGCTGACGACCTCGCGCGAGGTCGGCGCGGAGCTGGCGTTCCTCGACAACCGCATCACGTTCGACGCGAGCTACTACCACAAGTTCACTCGCAACCAGCTCATCAACATCGTCGTCTCGCAGACCTCCGGCTTCACCAACAAGGCGATCAACGCCGGCGAGCTGTCGAACCACGGCTTCGAGGCGCTGCTCTCGACGACGCCGGTCCGCCAGCGGGACTTCGAGTGGACCTCGGCGTTCAACTACTCGTTCAACCGCGCCGTCGTCACGCAGCTCTACCCGGGGCTCCAGACCATCGTACTCGGCGGCACGTGGAACGCCACCGTCGAAGCGCGCGTGGGCGAGCCGTACGGGACGATCCGCGGCTACACCATCCTCAAGGACCAGGCCGGTAACTGGCTCCTCCAGGACGGGCTGCCGCAGCGCGGGCCGCTCGCGGTGCTCGGCAACGTGCAGCCGAAGTGGGTCGGCGGCTGGAACAACACGTTCCGCTACAAGCGGTTCTCCTTGAGCGCGCTCGTCGACATGCACATCGGCGGCAACATCTTCTCGGTGACCAACATGTTCGGCGAGTACACCGGCGTCCTCGCCAACACCACCAAGGGGCGCGAGGTCGACTGGAACAACCCAGGGATCGTCGTGAAGGGGATCGACCAGGCCACGGGCAAGCCCAACACCGTCAACGTCACGGCGGAGAACTATTACCAGTCGTTCTTCGAGCTGAACGAGCGCTACGTCTACAGCGACACGTGGTACAAGCTCCGCGAGCTCCGATTCGCCTACGACCTGCCGCCCTTCCTCACGCGGCGGCTGCGCGCGCAGTCGGCGAACGTCGCGTTCGTCGGCCGCAACCTGCTGACCAGGACGCACGTGCCTAACATCGACCCCGAGTTCGCCTACACGACGGGCAACTACCAGGGGATGGAGTTCGCGGCGCTCCCGAACGCGCGGAGCCTCGGCTTCAGCATCCGCATCACCCCGTGA
- a CDS encoding SusC/RagA family TonB-linked outer membrane protein: protein MRQLRTLLPTAAALVASAAVARQAQAQRRVTGTVTTATGEGTPTPLAGATVQIVGTTIGTYTNDAGRFTVQVPAGAQVIRIRRIGYQARTIPVAAAVTDLGSVSLAKDVLQLETQVVTGQATSVSSRNVANAVTVVQAAEVNRVAQPTVENALQGKVPGAVITQNGGAPGGGVQVQIRGSNTVNGNYQPLYVVDGVIVSNDAIQTGLNSITGAGTGVVTSQDQQVNRIADLNPQDIESIEILKGPSGGAIYGSRGANGVIVITTKRGQSGTPAVDAIGRLGTQSLANKYDMRCFTYDQAVAEAKADFNITLTPQDYAGCVDPQETLYGNHYTSYEASGQVRGGSPTTTYFVSGLAKRDAGLATNTGFDKQSLRLNLTQALGTSVNLRASSEILHTLTERGISGNDNNNIAPYTILGQTPTYFDYRRRDALTGQLVSDPFVGGGANALQDQQAIQTPENVYRLIGNASADWSILAREKQTLSFNVLGGIDAYADRGRIYSPPFTYIEQSKNISPYPGTVVENNSNVANANLNASLVHRAVLGFATATTSVGTRDEYGDFRQATNLGRGLLTGVTNFTTAIQTNAYQQQTTQRTFSFYAQEEFLTAAERLLLTAAVNGERSSTNGDSAKFYYYPKFSASYNLPFLPHGVDNFKLRLAYGQAGNRVPLNYKYTFLQQLPENGIVGLRPAATIGLSTIFPEVTTETEGGFDVQFFGGRAGGDFTLYHKVTHDLVLQTGLAPSTGFTLLDINGGRLRNNGVEVGLNLLPVQSKAFTWQSRTTFSRNRSFVLSLPVPAFNTGSGFGERTAVVKVQQGYPVDGVYAYNGFNANGSRHEQYFGSASPDFTMGFSNDFTFGPVRLSALLDWRKGGYLANLSQTYLEQGVNGQSGITGGNFADTAMNNRDQLAYKNGIPAFLEHGSFAKLREVTVSYALGKRVSNTLSRGLARDVRLELSGRNLATITHYRGLDPEVSNFGNSPLNRLWDLAPYPPSRQFFFSVNSSF from the coding sequence GTGAGGCAACTCCGTACGCTGCTCCCCACCGCAGCGGCCCTGGTCGCCAGTGCGGCGGTCGCGCGGCAGGCGCAGGCGCAACGCCGGGTGACCGGAACCGTCACCACCGCAACCGGCGAGGGGACCCCTACGCCCCTCGCGGGCGCCACGGTGCAGATCGTCGGGACGACGATCGGGACGTACACCAACGACGCGGGGCGCTTCACGGTGCAGGTGCCGGCCGGCGCGCAGGTCATCCGCATCCGGCGGATCGGGTACCAGGCGCGCACCATCCCGGTGGCAGCCGCGGTCACCGACCTCGGATCAGTCTCGCTCGCGAAAGACGTGCTGCAGCTCGAGACGCAGGTCGTCACCGGCCAGGCGACGTCGGTGTCGAGCCGGAACGTCGCGAACGCGGTGACCGTGGTGCAGGCCGCGGAGGTGAACCGGGTCGCGCAGCCGACCGTCGAGAACGCACTCCAGGGCAAGGTCCCGGGCGCGGTCATCACGCAGAACGGCGGCGCGCCGGGCGGCGGCGTCCAGGTCCAGATCCGCGGCAGCAACACGGTCAACGGCAACTACCAGCCGTTGTACGTGGTCGACGGCGTCATCGTCAGCAACGACGCGATCCAGACCGGCCTCAACTCGATCACGGGCGCCGGCACCGGCGTCGTCACGAGCCAGGACCAACAGGTCAACCGCATCGCCGACCTGAACCCGCAGGACATCGAGTCGATCGAGATCCTCAAGGGGCCGTCCGGGGGCGCGATCTACGGCTCGCGCGGCGCCAACGGCGTCATCGTCATCACGACGAAGCGCGGCCAGTCCGGAACGCCCGCCGTCGACGCGATCGGGCGGCTCGGCACGCAGTCGCTGGCCAACAAGTACGACATGCGCTGCTTCACGTACGACCAGGCGGTGGCGGAGGCGAAGGCGGACTTCAACATCACCCTCACGCCGCAGGACTACGCCGGGTGCGTCGACCCGCAAGAGACCCTGTACGGGAACCACTACACGTCGTACGAGGCGTCCGGCCAGGTCCGCGGGGGCAGCCCGACGACGACCTACTTCGTCTCGGGGTTGGCCAAGCGCGACGCCGGCCTGGCGACCAACACCGGGTTCGACAAGCAGTCGCTGCGCCTCAACCTGACGCAGGCGCTCGGCACGTCGGTCAACCTGCGGGCGAGTTCCGAGATCCTACACACGCTCACCGAGCGCGGGATCTCGGGCAACGACAACAACAACATCGCGCCGTACACGATCCTCGGGCAGACGCCGACGTACTTCGACTACCGCCGCCGCGACGCGCTGACCGGCCAACTGGTCAGCGACCCGTTCGTGGGCGGCGGCGCCAACGCGCTGCAGGACCAGCAAGCGATCCAGACGCCGGAGAACGTGTACCGCCTGATCGGCAACGCGTCGGCCGACTGGTCGATCCTCGCCCGCGAGAAGCAGACGCTCAGCTTCAACGTGCTGGGCGGCATCGACGCATACGCGGACCGCGGGCGCATCTACTCGCCCCCCTTCACGTACATCGAGCAGAGCAAGAACATCAGCCCGTACCCGGGCACCGTCGTCGAGAACAACAGCAACGTCGCCAACGCGAACCTCAACGCGTCGCTCGTCCACCGCGCCGTCCTCGGCTTCGCGACGGCGACAACGTCCGTGGGCACGCGTGACGAGTACGGCGACTTCCGCCAGGCCACGAACCTCGGCCGCGGGCTGCTGACCGGGGTCACCAACTTCACGACCGCCATCCAGACGAACGCGTACCAACAGCAGACCACGCAGCGGACGTTCTCCTTCTACGCGCAGGAGGAGTTCCTGACCGCCGCCGAGCGCCTGCTGCTGACGGCGGCGGTGAACGGGGAGCGGTCGAGCACCAACGGCGACAGCGCGAAGTTCTACTACTACCCGAAGTTCTCGGCGTCCTACAACCTGCCGTTCCTGCCGCACGGCGTCGACAACTTCAAGCTGCGGCTCGCGTACGGTCAGGCCGGCAACCGCGTGCCGCTCAACTACAAGTACACGTTCCTCCAGCAGCTACCGGAGAACGGGATCGTCGGCCTGCGGCCGGCGGCCACGATCGGTCTGTCGACGATCTTCCCCGAGGTCACGACCGAGACCGAGGGCGGGTTCGACGTCCAGTTCTTCGGCGGGCGCGCGGGCGGCGACTTCACCCTGTACCACAAGGTCACGCACGACCTCGTGCTCCAGACCGGCCTCGCGCCGTCGACCGGCTTCACGCTCCTCGACATCAACGGCGGCCGCCTGCGCAACAACGGCGTCGAGGTCGGCCTCAACCTGCTGCCGGTGCAGAGCAAGGCGTTCACCTGGCAGTCGCGCACCACGTTCTCGCGGAACCGCAGCTTCGTACTGTCCCTGCCGGTGCCGGCCTTCAACACCGGAAGCGGCTTCGGCGAGCGCACCGCGGTGGTGAAGGTGCAGCAGGGGTACCCCGTGGACGGGGTGTACGCCTACAACGGGTTCAACGCCAACGGCTCGCGGCACGAGCAGTACTTCGGCTCGGCCAGCCCCGACTTCACGATGGGCTTCTCGAACGACTTCACGTTCGGCCCGGTGCGCCTGTCCGCCCTGCTCGACTGGCGCAAGGGCGGGTACCTCGCGAACCTCAGTCAGACGTACCTCGAACAGGGTGTCAACGGCCAGAGCGGCATCACGGGCGGCAACTTCGCCGACACCGCGATGAACAACCGGGATCAGCTCGCCTACAAGAACGGGATCCCGGCGTTCCTCGAGCACGGCAGCTTCGCCAAGCTGCGCGAGGTGACCGTGAGCTACGCGCTGGGCAAGCGCGTGTCGAACACGCTCTCCCGCGGGCTCGCGCGCGACGTCCGCCTCGAGCTGAGTGGCCGCAACCTCGCCACGATCACGCACTACCGCGGCCTCGATCCGGAGGTGTCGAACTTCGGGAACTCGCCGCTCAACCGACTGTGGGACCTCGCGCCCTACCCGCCGAGCCGGCAGTTTTTCTTCTCGGTCAACTCCTCCTTCTGA
- the vapc5 gene encoding ribonuclease VapC, whose protein sequence is MSESTNPGGTLPSFRFLLDTDILIAALGEDPVVLDAIARSDEVFIPATALGELDYGAAHSARPEQNVDRVTSLAAGQVVLGTDDRTALEYGRLKADLRRRGRPIPDNDLWIAALAVQHDLTLATRDAHFAPVTDLRIVRWENA, encoded by the coding sequence GTGAGCGAGTCGACGAATCCGGGTGGGACGCTCCCGAGTTTTAGGTTCCTCCTCGACACCGATATCCTGATCGCCGCACTGGGCGAAGATCCGGTCGTCCTCGACGCCATCGCGCGAAGTGACGAGGTGTTCATCCCTGCGACCGCACTCGGCGAGTTGGATTACGGCGCAGCCCATTCGGCCCGCCCGGAGCAGAATGTTGACCGTGTAACTTCGCTCGCCGCCGGTCAAGTTGTGCTCGGGACCGACGACCGTACGGCGCTGGAGTACGGGCGGCTCAAAGCGGACCTACGCCGACGCGGTCGACCGATCCCCGACAACGATCTGTGGATCGCCGCACTCGCCGTGCAGCACGACCTCACGCTCGCGACCCGGGACGCGCACTTTGCGCCCGTGACGGACTTGCGCATCGTGCGCTGGGAGAACGCCTAA
- the pdhB gene encoding acetyltransferase component of pyruvate dehydrogenase complex, with translation MATKVMMEALSPTMEEGRLVKWLKNEGDAVKTGDTLAEVETDKAIMELVARGDGVLRARLIPEDTAVPVGQTIAVIGTADEDVTALTGGAAPAPAAASGARTESGPAPGGALELSVSGMREAAKPSTTPAAQVFAGAGGAREQAGASSIPQTPDQQQGEASMPPQEKVAGDPQDVAAAGHDGEPTQPRDTADNNGGRVLASPLARRLASERGLEIDRLRGSGPNGRVVRRDVEAAASQPAAAQPAAAAQPAAPAQPAAAAQPAAPAQPSAPPPPSSAPAGAGFRDVPLTSIRKTIARRLAESIGPVPTFYLTAEFDLGKVMELRQQLAAMGDEYKASVNDVILKATAVALSMHPEVNAHWLGDGIRYFDTVHLGMAVAIEDGLITPVIRDAQSKRLAQIGREAKELAGRARDRKLKPEEYTGSTFSVSNLGMFGIDQFTAIINPPEAGILAVGAGEDKAVVEGGQVVVRKRMRVTMSCDHRIIDGATGAKFLQTLRRLVENPLMLL, from the coding sequence ATGGCGACGAAAGTGATGATGGAGGCCCTCTCCCCGACGATGGAGGAGGGGCGCCTCGTGAAGTGGCTCAAGAACGAGGGCGACGCGGTCAAAACCGGCGACACGCTCGCCGAGGTCGAGACCGACAAGGCGATCATGGAGCTCGTCGCGCGCGGCGACGGGGTCCTGCGCGCGCGCCTGATCCCCGAAGACACGGCCGTCCCCGTCGGGCAGACGATCGCGGTCATCGGCACCGCCGACGAGGATGTGACGGCGCTGACCGGCGGCGCCGCACCGGCACCCGCCGCCGCGTCGGGCGCCCGCACCGAGTCCGGCCCCGCGCCGGGCGGCGCGCTCGAGCTGTCGGTGAGCGGGATGCGCGAGGCGGCCAAGCCGTCGACGACCCCCGCCGCGCAGGTGTTCGCCGGCGCGGGCGGCGCCCGCGAGCAGGCCGGTGCGTCGAGCATCCCCCAGACGCCCGACCAGCAGCAGGGCGAGGCGTCGATGCCGCCGCAGGAGAAGGTCGCCGGCGACCCGCAGGACGTCGCCGCGGCCGGGCACGACGGCGAGCCGACCCAGCCGCGCGACACGGCCGACAACAACGGCGGCCGCGTGCTCGCCTCGCCACTCGCGCGCCGGCTGGCGAGCGAGCGCGGGCTCGAGATCGACCGGCTCCGCGGCTCGGGGCCTAACGGGCGCGTCGTCCGCCGCGACGTCGAGGCCGCGGCCTCGCAGCCCGCCGCCGCGCAGCCGGCCGCCGCGGCCCAGCCCGCGGCACCAGCGCAGCCGGCCGCCGCGGCCCAGCCCGCGGCACCAGCGCAGCCGAGCGCGCCGCCCCCGCCCTCTTCTGCTCCCGCCGGCGCCGGCTTCCGCGACGTCCCACTCACCTCCATCCGCAAGACGATCGCGCGGCGGCTGGCCGAGTCGATTGGGCCGGTGCCGACGTTCTATCTCACGGCCGAGTTCGACCTCGGCAAGGTGATGGAGCTGCGTCAGCAGCTCGCGGCGATGGGCGACGAGTACAAGGCGTCGGTCAACGATGTGATCCTCAAGGCCACGGCCGTCGCGCTCTCGATGCACCCCGAGGTCAACGCGCACTGGCTCGGCGACGGCATCCGCTACTTCGACACCGTCCACCTCGGGATGGCGGTCGCGATCGAGGACGGGCTCATCACGCCCGTCATCCGCGACGCGCAGTCGAAGCGGCTGGCGCAGATCGGCCGCGAGGCGAAGGAGCTCGCCGGGCGCGCGCGCGACCGCAAGCTCAAGCCGGAGGAGTACACGGGGTCGACTTTCTCCGTGAGCAACCTCGGCATGTTCGGGATCGACCAGTTCACGGCGATCATCAACCCGCCCGAGGCCGGGATCCTCGCGGTCGGTGCGGGGGAGGACAAGGCGGTCGTCGAGGGCGGCCAGGTCGTCGTGCGCAAGCGCATGCGCGTCACGATGAGCTGCGACCACCGGATCATCGACGGGGCGACCGGGGCGAAGTTCCTGCAGACGCTCCGGCGGCTGGTCGAGAACCCGCTGATGTTGCTCTGA
- the acoB gene encoding pyruvate dehydrogenase subunit beta → MPVLTYRDALGQALREEMQRDDRVFLLGEEVAEYNGAYKVSKGLLQEFGPMRVVDTPITELGFAGLGVGAAMVGLRPIVEFMTWNFALLALDQVVNSAAKTLYMSNGQFNVPIVFRGPNGTALQLAAQHSQAWESWLAHIPGLKVVAPGTPYDAKGLLKAAIRDDNPVCVLEGEMLYNTKGEVPDDDYVVPLGKADLKREGDHATIVTHGKMVLVAMQAADQLAKEGLRVDVVDLRTVRPMDTEAVYASVRKTNRCVVVEEGWELCGVGAQVVDYVQRDCFDHLDAPVLRVHQADVPMPYAKQIEKLAKPDVPKTIAAVKKVLYLE, encoded by the coding sequence ATGCCCGTCCTCACCTACCGCGACGCGCTCGGCCAGGCGCTGCGTGAAGAAATGCAGCGCGACGACCGCGTCTTCCTCCTCGGCGAGGAGGTCGCGGAGTACAACGGCGCCTACAAAGTCTCGAAAGGACTCTTACAGGAGTTCGGCCCGATGCGCGTCGTCGACACGCCGATCACCGAGCTCGGCTTCGCCGGGCTGGGGGTCGGCGCGGCGATGGTGGGGCTGCGCCCGATCGTCGAGTTCATGACCTGGAACTTTGCGCTCCTCGCGCTCGACCAGGTGGTGAACTCCGCGGCCAAGACGCTCTACATGTCGAACGGCCAGTTCAACGTCCCGATCGTCTTCCGCGGGCCCAACGGCACCGCGCTGCAGCTCGCCGCGCAGCACTCGCAGGCGTGGGAGAGCTGGCTCGCCCACATCCCGGGGCTTAAGGTCGTCGCGCCCGGCACGCCCTACGACGCCAAGGGGCTGCTCAAGGCCGCCATCCGCGACGACAACCCGGTGTGCGTGCTCGAGGGCGAGATGCTCTACAACACCAAGGGCGAGGTGCCCGACGACGACTACGTCGTCCCGCTCGGCAAGGCCGACCTCAAGCGCGAGGGCGACCACGCGACGATCGTCACGCACGGCAAGATGGTCCTCGTCGCGATGCAGGCCGCCGACCAGCTCGCGAAGGAGGGGCTCCGCGTCGACGTGGTCGACCTGCGCACCGTGCGCCCGATGGACACCGAGGCCGTCTACGCGAGCGTGCGCAAGACCAACCGCTGCGTGGTGGTCGAGGAGGGGTGGGAACTCTGCGGCGTCGGCGCGCAGGTGGTCGACTACGTGCAGCGCGACTGCTTCGACCACCTCGACGCGCCGGTGCTGCGCGTGCACCAGGCGGACGTGCCGATGCCCTACGCGAAGCAGATCGAGAAGCTCGCCAAGCCCGACGTGCCCAAGACGATCGCGGCGGTGAAGAAGGTCCTCTACCTCGAATGA